The following proteins are co-located in the Nocardioides piscis genome:
- the atpD gene encoding F0F1 ATP synthase subunit beta: MTATVEETKTKSEGGSVGRIARIIGPVVDIEFPSDGMPAIYNALKVELTLMGETNEITLEVAQHIGDGMVRAISMKPTDGLVRGAQVRDTGGPITVPVGDITLGKVFNTTGDCLNLAEGETLEVTERWGIHRKAPAFDQLESKTQMFETGIKVIDLLTPYVQGGKIGLFGGAGVGKTVLIQEMIARVAKDHGGVSVFAGVGERTREGNDLIVEMEEAGVIGQTALVFGQMDEPPGTRLRVALAALTMAEYFRDVQQQDVLLFIDNIFRFTQAGSEVSTLLGRMPSAVGYQPNLADEMGQLQERITSTRGHSITSMQAIYVPADDYTDPAPATTFAHLDATTELSREIASLGIYPAVDPLTSTSRILDPQYIGEEHYRCAVRIKQILQRNKELQDIIAILGVDELSEEDKIIVSRARRIQRFLSQNTYVAKQFTGIEGSTVPVADTIEAFNKIADGEYDHVAEQAFFMCGGLDDVEAKWAEIQKNL, from the coding sequence ATGACTGCCACTGTTGAAGAGACGAAGACCAAGAGCGAAGGCGGCTCGGTGGGCCGCATCGCGCGGATCATCGGCCCGGTCGTGGACATCGAGTTCCCGTCCGACGGCATGCCCGCGATCTACAACGCCCTCAAGGTCGAGCTGACCCTGATGGGCGAGACCAACGAGATCACCCTCGAGGTCGCCCAGCACATCGGCGACGGCATGGTCCGCGCCATCTCGATGAAGCCCACCGACGGACTCGTCCGCGGTGCCCAGGTGCGCGACACCGGCGGCCCGATCACGGTCCCCGTCGGCGACATCACCCTGGGCAAGGTGTTCAACACCACGGGTGACTGCCTCAACCTCGCCGAGGGCGAGACCCTCGAGGTGACCGAGCGCTGGGGCATCCACCGCAAGGCGCCCGCGTTCGACCAGCTCGAGTCGAAGACGCAGATGTTCGAGACCGGCATCAAGGTCATCGACCTGCTCACCCCCTACGTCCAGGGCGGCAAGATCGGCCTGTTCGGTGGTGCCGGCGTCGGCAAGACCGTGCTCATCCAGGAGATGATCGCGCGCGTCGCCAAGGACCACGGTGGTGTGTCGGTGTTCGCCGGTGTCGGCGAGCGCACCCGTGAGGGCAACGACCTCATCGTCGAGATGGAGGAGGCCGGCGTCATCGGCCAGACCGCCCTGGTCTTCGGCCAGATGGACGAGCCGCCGGGCACGCGTCTGCGCGTCGCCCTCGCTGCGCTGACGATGGCGGAATACTTCCGCGACGTCCAGCAGCAGGACGTGCTCCTGTTCATCGACAACATCTTCCGCTTCACCCAGGCGGGCTCCGAGGTCTCCACCCTGCTCGGTCGCATGCCGTCCGCGGTGGGCTACCAGCCCAACCTGGCCGACGAGATGGGTCAGCTCCAGGAGCGCATCACCTCGACGCGTGGTCACTCGATCACCTCGATGCAGGCGATCTACGTCCCGGCCGACGACTACACCGACCCCGCGCCGGCCACGACGTTCGCCCACCTCGACGCCACGACCGAGCTGTCGCGTGAGATCGCGTCGCTCGGCATCTACCCGGCCGTCGACCCGCTGACCTCGACCTCGCGCATCCTCGACCCGCAGTACATCGGCGAGGAGCACTACCGCTGCGCCGTGCGGATCAAGCAGATCCTGCAGCGCAACAAGGAGCTCCAGGACATCATCGCGATCCTCGGTGTCGACGAGCTCTCCGAAGAGGACAAGATCATCGTGTCCCGCGCCCGTCGTATCCAGCGCTTCCTGTCGCAGAACACCTACGTCGCCAAGCAGTTCACCGGCATCGAGGGTTCGACCGTCCCGGTGGCCGACACCATCGAGGCGTTCAACAAGATCGCCGACGGTGAGTACGACCACGTGGCCGAGCAGGCGTTCTTCATGTGCGGTGGTCTCGACGACGTCGAGGCCAAGTGGGCTGAGATCCAGAAGAACCTGTGA
- a CDS encoding F0F1 ATP synthase subunit epsilon: MSDSTLHVELVAADRLVWSGEAKMVIARTTEGDVGILAGHAPLLSVIIEGVVDVQTAEGETWVAAVDAGFMSVANNRVSILSERAEMSHEIDLEKARRDLERAKEAGENDDEAHEAVRRAEARIRAVERAS; the protein is encoded by the coding sequence ATGTCTGACTCGACGCTCCACGTGGAGCTCGTCGCGGCGGACCGGCTCGTCTGGTCCGGCGAGGCGAAGATGGTGATCGCCCGCACCACCGAAGGTGACGTGGGCATCCTGGCCGGTCACGCGCCGCTGCTGTCGGTGATCATCGAGGGTGTCGTCGACGTCCAGACCGCCGAGGGCGAGACCTGGGTCGCGGCGGTGGACGCGGGCTTCATGTCGGTGGCCAACAACCGCGTCTCGATCCTCTCCGAGCGGGCCGAGATGTCCCACGAGATCGACCTGGAGAAGGCGCGTCGCGACCTCGAGCGAGCCAAGGAGGCCGGCGAGAACGACGACGAGGCACACGAGGCGGTGCGTCGGGCCGAGGCCCGCATCCGGGCTGTCGAGCGGGCGTCCTGA
- a CDS encoding DUF2550 domain-containing protein produces MPLWQWLLESLGVLLLLPLLYGVALIVRRRVLSRHGGTFELSYRMRTDRPGRGWLIGLGRYSGEELEWFRIFSLSPKPRQVWSRRTMSYSGRRPPGETEQISLYAGHVIVSCTTPEGPTDLAMSEASLTGFQSWLEAGPPGADWDKHRT; encoded by the coding sequence ATGCCTCTTTGGCAATGGCTCCTCGAGTCTCTCGGCGTCCTGCTGCTGCTCCCGCTCCTGTATGGCGTTGCGCTGATCGTCCGGCGCCGGGTGCTGTCGCGCCACGGTGGCACCTTCGAGCTCAGCTACCGGATGCGCACCGATCGGCCGGGACGCGGATGGCTGATCGGCCTGGGCCGATACAGCGGTGAGGAGCTGGAGTGGTTCCGGATCTTCTCCCTGTCGCCGAAGCCGCGCCAGGTGTGGTCGAGGCGCACCATGTCCTATTCCGGACGGCGGCCTCCCGGCGAGACTGAACAGATATCCCTCTACGCCGGTCACGTGATCGTGTCCTGCACCACGCCCGAGGGACCGACCGACCTGGCGATGAGCGAGGCGTCGCTCACCGGGTTCCAGTCCTGGCTCGAGGCGGGACCGCCCGGAGCCGACTGGGACAAGCACCGCACCTGA
- a CDS encoding GNAT family N-acetyltransferase: MTSWTTHPVTTERFDDFADVINPNRRSTHCWCLSHRLRAKEIDELGDGSREGAARALAGGRQSFGVVTYRDEVPVGWCHIAPRAEISRLSASRLIRPVDEVAVWSIICVVVRGGHRRTGVTEHLIEGAVAHAAAHGAPAVEAYPVDPAGRMDVTMAFVGTRSMFARCGFQVIGETDAVASRMPRLVMRRTLG, from the coding sequence ATGACCAGCTGGACGACCCACCCGGTCACGACGGAGCGGTTCGACGACTTCGCCGACGTGATCAACCCCAACCGACGCAGCACCCACTGCTGGTGCCTGTCCCACCGGTTGCGGGCCAAGGAGATCGACGAGCTCGGCGACGGAAGTCGCGAGGGTGCAGCACGTGCCCTCGCTGGCGGCCGGCAGTCCTTCGGGGTCGTCACCTACCGTGACGAGGTCCCCGTCGGCTGGTGCCACATCGCACCGCGGGCCGAGATCTCGCGGTTGTCAGCGTCGCGGCTGATCCGACCGGTCGACGAGGTGGCGGTGTGGAGCATCATCTGCGTGGTGGTGCGTGGTGGCCATCGACGAACCGGCGTGACCGAGCACCTGATCGAGGGGGCGGTCGCGCACGCTGCAGCCCACGGAGCGCCGGCGGTCGAGGCGTATCCGGTTGATCCGGCTGGCCGGATGGACGTCACCATGGCCTTCGTCGGCACCAGGTCGATGTTCGCCAGGTGTGGCTTCCAAGTCATCGGCGAGACGGACGCCGTCGCCAGCAGGATGCCGAGGCTGGTCATGCGCAGGACGCTCGGCTGA
- a CDS encoding cob(I)yrinic acid a,c-diamide adenosyltransferase, with protein sequence MVNLTRIYTRTGDAGTTRLGDMSETTKNDLRLHAYADVDEANAQLGVAQALGSLESDVVAVLTHVQNDLFDVGADLCTPVVAEPEFPALRIEQDYIDRLEKWCDHYNEELPNLRSFILNGGTEGAALLHVARTVIRRAERSAWAAYAEHSDSMNVLSITYLNRLSDLVFILARHANREQGDVLWVPGGERGSDEGANA encoded by the coding sequence ATGGTCAACCTCACCCGGATCTACACCCGCACCGGCGACGCCGGAACCACTCGTCTCGGCGACATGAGCGAGACGACGAAGAACGACCTGCGGCTGCACGCCTACGCCGACGTCGACGAGGCCAACGCCCAGCTGGGCGTGGCGCAGGCGCTCGGAAGCCTCGAGAGCGACGTCGTCGCGGTGCTCACGCACGTGCAGAACGACCTCTTCGACGTCGGGGCCGACCTCTGCACGCCCGTGGTCGCGGAACCGGAGTTCCCGGCCCTGAGGATCGAGCAGGACTACATCGACCGCCTCGAGAAGTGGTGCGACCACTACAACGAAGAGCTGCCCAATCTTCGCTCGTTCATCTTGAATGGTGGGACGGAGGGGGCCGCGCTCCTCCACGTCGCCCGAACCGTGATCCGTCGCGCCGAACGATCCGCATGGGCGGCGTATGCCGAGCACAGCGACTCGATGAACGTCCTGTCCATCACCTACCTCAACCGCCTCTCCGACCTCGTCTTCATCCTCGCCCGCCACGCGAACCGGGAGCAGGGCGACGTCCTGTGGGTGCCCGGAGGAGAGCGCGGCAGCGACGAAGGAGCGAACGCGTGA
- a CDS encoding STAS domain-containing protein: MDITTDGPTLVLHGDFDVRSTFLVRNAIYEQFEGHERDVVLDMADVDTIDLTALRVLAVATLRAAQSGHHLTLRNCRPAVRRMIHLARFAHSVEVERAAATA, encoded by the coding sequence ATGGACATCACGACCGACGGGCCAACGCTCGTGCTCCACGGCGACTTCGACGTGCGCAGCACCTTCCTCGTGCGCAACGCGATCTATGAGCAGTTCGAGGGTCACGAGCGCGACGTGGTCCTCGACATGGCCGACGTCGACACCATCGACCTCACGGCCCTGCGCGTCCTGGCCGTCGCCACCCTCCGGGCAGCCCAGTCCGGCCACCACCTGACCTTGCGAAACTGCCGGCCGGCGGTCCGCCGGATGATCCACCTCGCGCGGTTCGCGCACTCGGTCGAGGTCGAGCGGGCCGCCGCAACCGCCTGA
- a CDS encoding methylmalonyl-CoA mutase family protein, with protein sequence MSEKKDRPWVMRTYAGHSTAAASNALYRTNLAKGQTGLSVAFDLPTQTGYDPDSPLSRGEVGKVGVPIPHLGEMRRLFEDIPLTEMNTSMTINATAMWLLAMYQVAAEEQNPQLSPSEVAHQLAGTTQNDIIKEYLSRGTYVFPPEHSLRLISDMIAYTVHEIPKWNPINICSYHLQEAGATPTQELAYALCTAIAVLDQVKASGQVSEDDFEKVVGRISFFVNAGVRFVEETCKMRAFVQLWDEITRERYGVQDEKMRRFRYGVQVNSLGLTEAQPENNVQRIVLEMLGVTLSKNARARAVQLPAWNEALGLPRPWDQQWSLRLQQVLAFESDLLEYEDIFDGSHVIEAKVAELVESAKAEIERVQDMGGAIAAVETGYMKQALVSAHAERRARIEAGDEIIVGVNKFDTTEPSPLTANLDEAIMAADPKAEQTARDSVTAWKEQRDEAEVAEALATLAADAKTDKNLMHATLAAARAGATTGSGRARCARCSVSSGRRPASRARWAWSRRATTSRRSVSGSRPRARSSAAACACWSASPASTATATVRSRSPYEPAMPASRSSTRASG encoded by the coding sequence ATGAGTGAGAAGAAGGATCGTCCCTGGGTGATGCGGACCTACGCCGGCCACTCGACGGCGGCTGCGTCCAACGCGTTGTATCGCACCAACCTCGCCAAGGGGCAGACCGGTCTGAGCGTCGCCTTCGACCTGCCGACCCAGACCGGATACGACCCGGACAGCCCGCTGTCTCGAGGTGAGGTCGGGAAGGTCGGCGTCCCCATCCCGCACCTGGGTGAGATGCGGCGCCTCTTCGAGGACATCCCGTTGACCGAGATGAACACCTCGATGACCATCAACGCCACCGCCATGTGGCTGCTGGCGATGTATCAGGTGGCGGCCGAGGAGCAGAACCCCCAGCTGAGCCCGAGCGAGGTCGCCCACCAGCTCGCGGGCACCACCCAGAACGACATCATCAAGGAATACCTCTCCCGCGGGACCTACGTCTTCCCGCCCGAGCACTCACTGCGCCTGATCAGCGACATGATCGCCTACACCGTCCACGAGATTCCCAAGTGGAACCCGATCAACATCTGCAGCTATCACCTGCAGGAAGCAGGCGCGACGCCGACGCAGGAGCTGGCCTATGCGTTGTGTACGGCGATCGCCGTCCTCGACCAGGTCAAGGCCTCCGGCCAGGTGTCTGAGGACGACTTCGAGAAGGTCGTCGGCCGCATCTCGTTCTTCGTCAACGCCGGTGTGCGGTTCGTCGAGGAGACCTGCAAGATGCGGGCCTTCGTCCAGCTGTGGGACGAGATCACGCGCGAGCGCTACGGCGTCCAGGACGAGAAGATGCGCCGGTTCCGCTATGGAGTCCAGGTCAACTCGCTCGGCCTGACCGAGGCCCAGCCGGAGAACAACGTCCAGCGGATCGTGCTCGAGATGCTGGGTGTGACGCTGTCGAAGAACGCGCGCGCCCGCGCCGTACAGCTGCCGGCATGGAACGAGGCGCTCGGCCTCCCGCGTCCGTGGGACCAGCAGTGGTCCCTGCGCCTGCAGCAGGTCCTGGCCTTCGAGTCCGACCTGCTGGAGTACGAGGACATCTTCGACGGCTCGCACGTCATCGAGGCCAAGGTCGCTGAGCTCGTCGAGAGCGCCAAGGCAGAGATCGAGCGCGTCCAGGACATGGGCGGTGCCATCGCGGCCGTGGAGACGGGCTACATGAAGCAGGCACTCGTGTCCGCCCACGCCGAGCGTCGGGCCCGCATCGAGGCCGGCGACGAGATCATCGTCGGCGTCAACAAGTTCGACACCACCGAGCCTTCGCCGCTCACGGCCAACCTCGACGAGGCGATCATGGCCGCCGACCCCAAGGCCGAGCAGACGGCCCGCGACTCGGTGACCGCGTGGAAGGAACAACGCGACGAGGCCGAGGTCGCCGAGGCCCTGGCGACGTTGGCGGCCGACGCCAAGACCGACAAGAACCTGATGCACGCCACCCTGGCCGCCGCCCGGGCGGGCGCGACGACGGGGAGTGGGCGGGCACGCTGCGCGAGGTGTTCGGTGAGTTCCGGGCGCCGACCGGCGTCTCGGGCGCGGTGGGCGTGGTCGAGGCGCGCGACGACCTCACGGCGGTCCGTGAGCGGGTCACGGCCACGGGCGAGGAGCTCGGCGGCCGCCTGCGCGTGCTGGTCGGCAAGCCCGGCCTCGACGGCCACAGCAACGGTGCGGAGCAGGTCGCCGTACGAGCCCGCGATGCCGGCTTCGAGGTCATCTACCAGGGCATCCGGTTGA
- a CDS encoding cobalamin B12-binding domain-containing protein codes for MLVGKPGLDGHSNGAEQVAVRARDAGFEVIYQGIRLTPEQIVAAAVAEDVHLVGLSILSGSHMELVPDVLDGLREAGLEEIPVIVGGIIPDSDGKRLKELGVAAVFTPKDFGLTQIMDGFVDVIRAAHGLD; via the coding sequence GTGCTGGTCGGCAAGCCCGGCCTCGACGGCCACAGCAACGGTGCGGAGCAGGTCGCCGTACGAGCCCGCGATGCCGGCTTCGAGGTCATCTACCAGGGCATCCGGTTGACCCCCGAGCAGATCGTCGCAGCCGCCGTTGCCGAGGACGTCCACCTGGTGGGGCTCTCGATCCTCTCCGGCTCGCACATGGAGCTGGTGCCCGACGTGCTCGACGGCCTGCGCGAGGCCGGCCTGGAGGAGATCCCGGTCATCGTGGGCGGGATCATCCCCGACTCGGACGGCAAGCGGCTCAAGGAGCTCGGTGTCGCGGCGGTCTTCACGCCGAAGGACTTCGGCCTGACGCAGATCATGGACGGGTTCGTCGACGTCATCCGCGCAGCCCACGGCCTCGACTGA
- the nucS gene encoding endonuclease NucS, with protein sequence MRIVVARCQVDYAGRLTAHLPMATRVLMIKADGSVLVHSDGGSYKPLNWMSPPATFREGTSDEGQVEWTVSATKSDDTLRILIEEVHSDSSHELGIDPGLQKDGVEKHLQELLADHPASLAEGLSLVRREFPTAIGPVDLMCRDEAGLSVAVEVKRRGDIDGVEQLTRYLELLNRDPLLVARGPVRGIFAAQEIKPQARVLATDRGIACAVVDYDALRGMDDVESRLF encoded by the coding sequence GTGAGGATCGTCGTTGCGCGCTGCCAGGTCGACTACGCGGGCCGCCTGACGGCGCACCTGCCGATGGCGACGCGGGTGTTGATGATCAAGGCAGACGGCTCGGTGCTCGTGCACTCCGACGGCGGCTCCTACAAGCCGCTGAACTGGATGTCACCGCCAGCCACCTTCCGCGAGGGGACGAGCGACGAGGGGCAGGTCGAGTGGACCGTCAGCGCCACCAAGTCGGACGACACGCTGCGCATCCTGATCGAGGAGGTGCACAGCGACTCCTCCCACGAGCTGGGGATCGACCCCGGCCTGCAGAAGGACGGCGTCGAGAAGCACCTGCAGGAGCTCCTCGCCGATCACCCGGCGTCGCTCGCCGAGGGCCTCAGCCTCGTACGCCGAGAGTTCCCGACCGCGATCGGACCGGTCGACCTGATGTGTCGTGACGAGGCCGGGCTGAGCGTGGCGGTGGAGGTCAAGCGGCGAGGCGACATCGACGGGGTCGAGCAGCTCACCCGCTACCTCGAGCTCCTCAACCGCGACCCGTTGCTGGTCGCTCGCGGCCCGGTGCGCGGGATCTTCGCCGCCCAGGAGATCAAGCCGCAGGCACGGGTGCTCGCCACCGACCGCGGCATCGCCTGTGCCGTGGTGGACTACGACGCCCTGCGCGGCATGGACGACGTCGAGAGCCGACTCTTCTAG
- a CDS encoding 3-hydroxyacyl-CoA dehydrogenase family protein codes for MSDHTTGQISPEEISSGLVQPYLEHALRMFESGYATAADIDAAMRFGCGYPTGPLATLQAQGRDIAGADGAGDDNAPELRHDITKVGVVGTGTMASGIVQVFAQAGFDVVFVGRGEDKIAGVTTFISKSLDKAISRGKLDEAGKTQVLGRLTGATAREALADVDLVVEAIAEDLEIKLELFADLDRICKPGAILATTTSSLPIGECAKATARPQDVIGMHFFNPAVVMKLVEVVTTDLTSPEVDETVRALCAKVGKVAVSCGDRSGFIVNCLLFPYLNDAVKLHESGAATITEIDAAIKEHANFPMGPFELLDVVGNDVSLAIQKELYAEFGDPAFEPAGALVKVVEDGHLGRKTGKGFHDYS; via the coding sequence ATGAGCGACCACACCACCGGGCAGATCAGCCCCGAAGAGATCAGCAGCGGCCTCGTCCAGCCCTACCTCGAGCACGCACTGCGCATGTTCGAGTCCGGCTATGCGACGGCTGCCGACATCGACGCCGCCATGCGCTTCGGATGTGGCTATCCCACCGGTCCGCTGGCGACGCTGCAGGCCCAGGGCCGCGACATCGCCGGCGCCGACGGTGCGGGTGACGACAACGCTCCCGAGCTCCGCCACGACATCACCAAGGTGGGCGTCGTCGGCACGGGCACCATGGCTTCCGGCATCGTCCAGGTCTTCGCCCAGGCGGGCTTCGACGTGGTGTTCGTCGGACGTGGCGAGGACAAGATCGCCGGCGTCACGACGTTCATCTCCAAGTCCCTGGACAAGGCCATCTCGCGCGGCAAGCTCGACGAGGCCGGCAAGACGCAGGTGCTGGGCCGACTGACCGGCGCCACCGCCCGGGAGGCGCTCGCCGACGTCGACCTCGTCGTCGAGGCGATCGCCGAGGACCTCGAGATCAAGCTCGAGCTCTTCGCCGATCTCGACCGGATCTGCAAGCCGGGCGCGATCCTCGCGACCACCACCTCCTCACTGCCGATCGGCGAGTGCGCCAAGGCGACCGCCCGGCCCCAGGACGTCATCGGCATGCACTTCTTCAACCCGGCTGTGGTGATGAAGCTCGTCGAGGTCGTCACGACAGACCTGACCAGCCCCGAGGTCGACGAGACGGTCCGCGCCCTGTGCGCGAAGGTCGGCAAGGTCGCCGTCTCCTGCGGCGACCGCTCCGGCTTCATCGTCAACTGCCTGCTCTTCCCCTACCTCAACGACGCGGTCAAGCTGCACGAGTCGGGTGCGGCCACGATCACCGAGATCGACGCGGCCATCAAGGAGCACGCAAACTTCCCGATGGGTCCGTTCGAGCTGCTCGACGTGGTCGGCAACGACGTGTCGCTCGCGATCCAGAAGGAGCTGTACGCCGAGTTCGGCGACCCGGCCTTCGAGCCCGCCGGTGCCCTCGTCAAGGTGGTCGAGGACGGCCACCTGGGCCGCAAGACCGGCAAGGGCTTCCACGACTACAGCTGA
- a CDS encoding 3-hydroxyacyl-CoA dehydrogenase family protein: MTSVASEPTRRTFETIGVIGLGTMGAGIAEVFARNGFAVVGIELTDEAVERGCGHLTHSTGRAVSRGKMSEADQAEILGRISFATDLSALAEADFVVEAVVESLEVKKDLFRRLDDIVKPETILATNTSSLPVTEIATANTRPGRVVGVHFFNPAPVQNLVEIVRTVVTEPAVLADVEGLVGTLGKNPVICGDKAGFIANTLLFGYLNHAASMFESKYATREDIDAAMRFGCGYPMGPLALLDLIGLDTAYEILDTMYKQGRDRLHAPAPVLRQMVSAGLLGRKSGRGFYTYEREDSPVVVADDKTPSADDQPQLVRSVRTVGVVGTGTMAAGIVEVFAKGGFDVVYVGRSAAKVEGVRATIEKSLDKALQRGKLDEATRDEVLGRLTGTTSLDDLAQVDLVVEAIAEDLRIKTTLFENLDEICKPGAILATTTSSLPVIELATATDRPGDVIGMHFFNPAPIMKLVEVVSTVSTAEDVAETVRAVCDRLGKVAVSCGDRAGFIVNALLFPYLNDAVKMLEAHYATADDIDTAMKQGCALPMGPFELLDVVGNDVSLAIQRELYLEFREPGFAPAPLLEHLVTAGYLGRKTKRGFRDYTTR, translated from the coding sequence ATGACCTCTGTCGCGTCTGAGCCCACCCGCCGTACGTTCGAGACCATCGGTGTCATCGGCCTGGGCACCATGGGCGCGGGCATCGCCGAGGTCTTCGCCCGCAACGGCTTCGCCGTGGTCGGCATCGAGCTGACCGACGAGGCCGTTGAGCGCGGGTGCGGACACCTCACCCACTCCACCGGCCGGGCGGTCTCGCGCGGCAAGATGTCCGAGGCGGACCAGGCCGAGATCCTGGGCCGCATCAGCTTCGCCACCGACCTGTCGGCCCTGGCGGAGGCCGACTTCGTGGTGGAGGCGGTCGTGGAGTCGCTCGAGGTCAAGAAGGACCTCTTCCGTCGCCTCGACGACATCGTGAAGCCCGAGACGATCCTCGCCACCAACACGTCCTCGCTGCCCGTCACCGAGATCGCCACCGCCAACACCCGCCCCGGTCGGGTCGTGGGCGTGCACTTCTTCAACCCTGCTCCGGTCCAGAACCTCGTGGAGATCGTCCGGACGGTCGTCACCGAGCCGGCCGTGCTCGCCGACGTCGAGGGCCTGGTCGGCACGCTCGGCAAGAACCCGGTCATCTGTGGCGACAAGGCCGGCTTCATCGCCAACACGCTCCTCTTCGGCTACCTCAACCACGCCGCCTCGATGTTCGAGAGCAAGTACGCCACCCGCGAGGACATCGACGCCGCCATGCGCTTCGGCTGCGGCTATCCCATGGGTCCGCTCGCGCTGCTCGACCTGATCGGGCTCGACACGGCCTACGAGATCCTCGACACGATGTACAAGCAGGGCCGCGACCGCCTCCACGCGCCGGCGCCGGTCCTGCGCCAGATGGTGAGTGCCGGCCTGCTGGGTCGCAAGTCCGGCCGCGGGTTCTACACCTATGAGCGCGAGGACAGCCCGGTCGTGGTCGCCGACGACAAGACGCCGTCGGCCGATGACCAGCCGCAGCTCGTGCGGTCTGTCCGGACCGTCGGCGTCGTCGGAACCGGCACGATGGCCGCCGGCATCGTCGAGGTCTTCGCCAAGGGCGGCTTCGACGTCGTCTACGTCGGACGCTCGGCCGCCAAGGTCGAGGGCGTCCGGGCCACGATCGAGAAGTCCCTGGACAAGGCCCTGCAGCGAGGCAAGCTCGACGAGGCGACCAGGGACGAGGTGCTGGGCCGGCTGACCGGGACGACCTCGCTGGACGACCTCGCACAGGTCGACCTGGTGGTCGAGGCGATCGCGGAGGACCTGCGGATCAAGACCACGCTGTTCGAGAACCTCGACGAGATCTGCAAGCCGGGCGCGATCCTGGCGACCACCACCTCGTCCCTGCCCGTCATCGAGCTGGCGACGGCGACCGATCGCCCAGGCGACGTGATCGGGATGCACTTCTTCAACCCCGCGCCGATCATGAAGCTGGTCGAGGTGGTCTCGACCGTGTCGACGGCCGAGGACGTGGCAGAGACCGTGCGTGCCGTGTGCGACCGGCTCGGCAAGGTCGCCGTCTCGTGCGGCGACCGCGCCGGGTTCATCGTCAATGCGCTGCTCTTCCCCTATCTCAACGACGCCGTGAAGATGCTCGAGGCGCACTACGCGACCGCGGACGACATCGACACGGCGATGAAGCAGGGCTGCGCGCTGCCGATGGGGCCCTTCGAGCTCCTCGACGTCGTCGGCAACGACGTCTCGCTCGCGATCCAGCGCGAGCTCTACCTCGAGTTCCGTGAACCCGGTTTCGCGCCGGCCCCGCTGCTCGAGCACCTCGTCACGGCCGGCTACCTCGGACGCAAGACCAAGCGCGGCTTCCGCGACTACACCACGCGCTGA
- a CDS encoding VOC family protein — MTAEIQVTFDAHDPRRLGLFWREVLDYAVDPPPGSDIDDPIETADAWLALLSEMGVPEEFHNSAFGIIDPAGRGPRLFFQQVPEEKTTKNRVHVDVRAAPGLRGDARMAALEAECARLVALGASRERRCEPDGRMSDGFIVMSDPEGNEFCLD, encoded by the coding sequence ATGACCGCTGAGATCCAGGTGACCTTCGACGCGCACGATCCACGCAGGCTCGGCCTGTTCTGGCGTGAGGTGCTCGACTACGCCGTCGATCCCCCGCCCGGCAGCGACATCGACGACCCGATCGAGACCGCGGATGCCTGGCTGGCCCTGCTGAGCGAGATGGGGGTCCCGGAGGAGTTCCACAACTCCGCGTTCGGGATCATCGATCCGGCCGGCCGGGGACCACGGTTGTTCTTCCAGCAGGTCCCGGAGGAGAAGACGACCAAGAACCGGGTGCACGTCGACGTGCGTGCCGCTCCCGGGCTCAGGGGTGACGCGCGGATGGCGGCCCTGGAGGCCGAGTGCGCACGACTCGTCGCCCTGGGTGCGAGCCGGGAGCGGCGCTGCGAGCCCGACGGACGGATGAGCGACGGCTTCATCGTGATGTCCGACCCGGAAGGCAACGAGTTCTGCCTGGACTGA